The window ggagacacagaatcggaaacaggctccaggctccgagccatcagcccagagcctgactcggggctcgaactcacggaccgcgagatcgtgacctggctgaagtcggacgcttaaccgactgcgccacccaggcgccccagaaagaaacccctaACTGTCTGTCCAGGGTATTAGCCAGTCCCATCCCCGCACATGGGGGTGAACTCCATTCTCATCACGGCAGTAACAGACCAGGGAAACACACAAGTAGCCACGTTCTCAAACAGCTTTCCTGGAGTCCCTGAAAGGGAACATGTTCCTGGGCAGCACTGCCTGTAGTTCACATAGGCCTGGAGGGCAAGAGCACAGGATGGGGCACCAGTTACTCACAGAGTGACTTTGACATGCGCTTTCAGTGCCCAGGACAGGCGCACCTGCCAGCTCCCTTCTAGCCCAGTTGGACAGCCCCAGCAGCTGGTTTGGGGAGCTAAAATTATCGAGGCCTGATGTCACCCAGGCGTGAGGGCAGAGCCTAGGGCAGCTCAGCAGGAGGGCACTCAGCGGGGCAGTTGTGGTGAGGGGCCGTCCAGTCTCCTGCggagagagaatggaaggggCCCCAGGGGCACTCAGGAGTCCCAGAGGAGAATGAGAGACTGGACCCCCACAGTGGCCGGGCCCCTAGTCCTGCTAGTCCCTGGAGGGCCCAGCTGCTGAGGAGGTGAGGATGTGGACTTTCATCACCCAGCTCCTGGTCACCCTAGTGCTCCTGGGCTTCTTTCTGGTCAGCTGTCAGAACGTGATGCACATTGTCAAGGGCTCCCTGTGCTTTGTGCTGAAGCACATCCACCAGGAGCTGGACAAGGAGCTGGGGGAGAGCGAGGGCGTGAGTGACGACGAGGAGACCATCTCCACGAGGGTGGTCCGGCGTCGGGTTTTCCTGAAGGTAACcaccaggcaggaggcagggctgaGGGCACGGCACTGCCATGTGCGCGGGCAGCAGCTGGGGGGCGGTGCGGGACCCCACGTCAGGGGCTGGGCGCTGCCGCAGGAGCGGGTCTGGGTGTGGATTCTGCACAGCCCACTGCGCCGCGGTTGCACCGGAGGCTCAGCTCCGGGACTTGGGAGGCCACACTCCCGGCCTCAGTGTCTGTGGAAGGGCTTTCTACACCGGAAGGTGCTGTCGAAATCGAAATTAGGTGCCTcgcttcctgcctcagggcctcctCTGTAAAACTTATGTAACCAGCCTGGTTTTGCCTGCTCCCTGTTGAGGGTATCAATCTTGCAagcttggggctccatcccatctTCGGGCCCCACGGCCCCCAGGGGCACTGCTCGCGCTTGGAGCTCTCTGTTTGTGTGCCACCACTTGCTGAGCTGGAGTTTCCTGCCGCAGTGGGGATTTGTCCGCCTGTGGCTGCTGGCTCCCACTCTTTTCTTCATCCGCCACCTCTTTCCCAGACTACCTGCTTACGAATActgaattttctccttttctccaatCCTAGGGGAATGAGTTTCAGAGTATTCCAGGGGAGCAGGTGACAGAGGAACAGTTCACAGATGAGCAGGGCAACATTGTCACCAAGAAGGTGGGTGCACAGAGTCCTCCTGAGCTGGAGAGACACAGGGGGGCTAGATGGTGCTGGACTCACCTCCCAGCTTCTCGCTGCTGCCCTAACAGAGGGTAAACATGGCTCCAAAGAGACAGGTTCAGGTGCCGGGAGCTCTGGTCTTCTGAGGTCCGGTATGACATTCCTCAAAGGTACTTTACTGATTCAGCCTGAATTCAGCTCCTGCTACTTTGTTCCAGAAGGACCAGCCTCCATGGAACAGCCCAAACCTAGTCCAGCAATGTCTAGCCCTGAAAACAGCTGTAAGACAGAAAGGTGGTGGCCCCGAACTACCATGGGCCTGCGAAACCAAAAGGGCTGTGGAGGTGCATTGAATGGGTAGCAGATTTTAGTTCAGTAGACCTGATTTTGCCTGTCAGGTTTTGGGCACCGTAATAGGCATgggcagaagggagaggaggagcaaaGGGAAGACCTTGTATGGGTTTCCACTGTGGTGCTGCTCCTGCTATTGAAGCAAGACCACTCAGGTGGCCATCTTTCCTCTTACAAAGTGTGCTTCAGGCAGACAGGAActgtgtcttattttgttttcatctcccAGTCCCAGTACATGGGAGGTGCAGAGGAAACAGTGTTGGAATATTCAGGTGACTGAATAAGGGAACATAATTGCATGGAATACCATAGATGAAAAGGAAATACACTTTGCCCTCAGGAGCTCACAATGCACAGAAGACAGCGTGACTTCCAACGATATGAAGAGGCAAACTGATCATTAATGAAATTGGCTAAGACCCATTTGCAAATTCTAGCCCCTCTGAGGCTGCCCAGAGCCTGTTTTCCACacagtgatgggggtgggggtggtggtcaCAGACCAGTCCCCATTCTTGGCCACTCATGGCAGGGCACCTTAGGACAAAGGACAAAGGCTGCCTGTCCCCCAGATCTCACTCCCGGGGACCTGCTCTTCTCATCCTCTGTTTCAATGGCTTCACGggccttttctcccttccctctctcttccagaTCATTCGCAAAGTTGTTCGGCAGATAGACTCATCTGGTGCTGATGACACCCAGGAGCATGAGGAGGTGATTGCTGAGGGGCCCCTGGAGGACCCTAGTGAGATGGAAGCTGATATTGATTACTTTATGACACATGCCAAGGTACTGCGGCGGCTGCAGCCTCCCGGAGGCTCTCGCCCTTCTGAGCGCCTGTCACCTCTCCCAACTGCTCACCTGTGCACCCGCCCTGTCTGGGCTCCAGTCTGCACCATGCTCACCTCCTCTGGTCTCCCCTGTGCCTCTGTCCTCCATGGCAGGCAGGGTTTCCACGGCTGCCGGAAGTGCTGTCGTTCTCATGCCTActttctgcctgtctctctgtgtgATCTGTCCTGCGTTCTGTCTCTGCTGCTGTCTCCAGGTGGAGCTGAGAGGGAGTAGCCTGCAGCCGGACCTGATAGAGAGCAGGAAGGGGGCTCAGATAGTGAAGCGGGCCAGCCTGAAAAGGGGCAAGCAGTGATCTCTAGCCCCTCCCCTCAAATGGCCTCTTTGGAGGTAACACTGTCTTTCTGCATCCTTTCTGCATGGCCTGGTCCTCGTGGAGTGGCTGGTCCTGAGAATGGCTGCTCACTTGCTCATGTCTCCCCCTTCAGCAGGGGAGCTCACCCCTCTGCCACCCCCAGCATGATGCAGGAGGAACAGTGGTGCTGTGGCCTCGAGACACAGATTCTCGTTTCCCAACCTACTAACTGTGTCTCTGAATCCCTGTCCTCCTCAAGAAAACAGCAAACAATACCATCTGCTGATTACCTCTCTGGGGGtgcaaaaaatacagatttgaaaaaaTGCCTTGATGAGTGAAAGCACTCAGTAAATCTCAGTAGCTGATATTATCCTGAAAGCCAAGCTATGGGGATCTGGAGGAGGGGGGACAGGTCTCGGGGAGCACAGCAGAGTCTGCCTAGGCTATGCCATTTCAACGCAAGTCTGCAGGAAGAGCTCCAGCAGTGATAGACCTAGAACAACACTGACTCTTGAACCTGGAACCCGTCAAAAATCCTGTGAACCCAAGGCACCAGTTCTCTGTGATGTTTCTTGAGACACGTCGCTCTGTTGCTTTCTAGGAAAGGGTGAAGCAAACAGGCCCGGGGGGTGGATGGCGATCTCCCAGCCAGTTAGGAGGGTTATCAGGGATGGGTGCATGGCGTGCGTGAGCATGTGTGGCCGAGGAGCAGGGGTGTGCGGTGATTTGCAATGAGGGAGGGCCGTGAAGACGCTGCAGCGAAGGCTCTCCAGTGGGCCCGTGCGGTGCTGGGGGCTTCAGCGGCCAGCTCTGACCTCCGTCCTCCCTGAGGGATCCTGTACTGAGCTGCCCCGAGGCCGTTTGCTGTGCCCAGCTCGGGGCAGCTCAGTACAGGATGCATCGGGGTGGGAGTCGGCAGGAAGCAAGGAAGCGTTCTGGCCCCAGCACAGCACTAACCAGCCTCTTGCCATTTCAACCCCCAGGGTGTGGTGGCTCTGGGCCAAGAGGAAAGCAGGCTCTGGCTTTCTGCATTCAGCAAAAAGCAGGGCCACTGCCTCCCAAGCTGCCAGAAGTGCTGGCTCTGGGCTTCCCAACACACCTCAGCACTTGGGCAAAAAAAGAGGACTACAGATCCAGTTATAGGATAAAATTAGACCTGACTCCTCAGCAGCTTAAGGAGGTCACAGTGTTAACCCTGGCACTGCCGAGGGGGTCCCACCAGGCTGCTGGCTTAGTGGATTAGCCGTGATGAGCCCCggaaaggatacaaaagtacaaaTAATTTGAAGGAGCGGAGAGTGGAAGGAAAAGTGTCCTCTTGCGCCTTGTTTTCTCTATGGTAGTGGCGGCAGCAGTGGCCTTACCTTTCAGCTTCTGTTTGGCTCCGGTTtttagggggaggggaggagcctaagatttcttcattttaattttctgtacatGATCTGCAAGGGTGGCTGAAACTCCCAAAGGAGATACGGTTCTGTACCACTGCACGTGGGTGTCAGGAGACccgggcagcctggctccagcacAGTGCCGGGGCCTCTGCTAAGAACGGGCGAGGGAAGTTTgggtggggacagtggggagGGAGCCGGTGTGGAGTCAGGCTCCTGCCCAGGTCCCAAGTGGCCTGCAGtgcccccccacccggccccagCAAGACTAGGGCTGCAGAGCAGACGTTGAAGGGCAGACGGTCTGCTGACCCTCAGTACTTACTGCCACCCACTCACATGCATGTACCGTCAGCCCTTGGGACTCGTGGATTCCACACTGGCAAATTTGCCTACTGGCGAATATTTATGGCAACCCCCAAACCCACACTCACGGTGCTTTCACGGTcgctcacagacacacacaccgtGGCAAGAAATTGGAGTCGCCCTGGCGCACGTTCCCAGCTGAGGGCGAACAAGACGCCAGTCTGCCCCCCTAATGGAGCTCTCATGCTATGAACGGGTGTCCTTTTTGCAGGCTGTTGTTGAGTGccatgttttttgcatttttgtgcttgttgttgattttgctgtttaaaatggctCCTAAGAGCTGTTTAAAATGGTCTTCCTAAgagcaagaaggctgtgatgtgccctACAGGGACAAAGACGTACGTTAGATAGGATTCACTGGCCGTGAGTTAGAGCACTGTTTTGGTGGTGAGTTCAACGTTAAGGAATCaacaatatgtattaaataaggTGCCTATACAGAAGCATAAATCAAGGTTACGTATTCATTTTCTAACAAAGATGTGGCCACTAGAGGTTCACAGGAACCTAACTAGGCATTTTCCTTGAGAGCGGTGGATCAGTATTGGCAACTTTCTGGAACGTGACCACTGTAAATGGCAAGAACTGACTCTTTGtttcagagagagtgaaagcTGGGACTTAGAAGTCTAGATTCACGGCCTGACTCATCCTGTTTCTCCAGGTCCGATGCCTTGCATTAGTCATTTGACTGTCCTGAGCCTCCACCCCCATGAGGGAGATTGCACATAGTCCCTTTCACCTCAGTAGAAAGGTTTAGAAATAGTCATGGCAACTGGGCAGGCTGTCGTGAAGGGTGAAGGACACCTGCGCTCAGTCAGCGCAGACGGGACCGTACCATGACGTAGCAGGTCAGCCGGTCTCGCCACACCTTGGCTTCCTTAGCCACAGCATAGTAGTGATGCCACTCTTCTCTCGTAGGATGGTGACCATGATGGAGGGGGCCTTTCATGTTTGTGAAAGGCCATATACATTGTCAAATGTACACCCAACCGTGTCTCAAAGTGTCACCGACATCCTGCGTCACCATCATCTGAGAGGCAGGTTAAAACGTGCATTCCCAGTCCTGCCCCTGACCTACTGAATTAAAATCCTGGAACTCAGGATTCTGTGTCAAACTTCTCAAGTAATTTTTATGTGTATGGAAGAATGAGATCTGACCAGTTTTGGTTTTCCTTCCAAATCTCCTAGAGGTGATGCAGCACAGTTGTAGGTA is drawn from Panthera leo isolate Ple1 chromosome B1, P.leo_Ple1_pat1.1, whole genome shotgun sequence and contains these coding sequences:
- the ANK1 gene encoding ankyrin-1 isoform X3, which translates into the protein MWTFITQLLVTLVLLGFFLVSCQNVMHIVKGSLCFVLKHIHQELDKELGESEGVSDDEETISTRVVRRRVFLKGNEFQSIPGEQVTEEQFTDEQGNIVTKKIIRKVVRQIDSSGADDTQEHEEVIAEGPLEDPSEMEADIDYFMTHAKDHTSTPNP
- the ANK1 gene encoding ankyrin-1 isoform X4, with amino-acid sequence MWTFITQLLVTLVLLGFFLVSCQNVMHIVKGSLCFVLKHIHQELDKELGESEGVSDDEETISTRVVRRRVFLKGNEFQSIPGEQVTEEQFTDEQGNIVTKKIIRKVVRQIDSSGADDTQEHEEVELRGSSLQPDLIESRKGAQIVKRASLKRGKQ